A portion of the Lolium rigidum isolate FL_2022 chromosome 1, APGP_CSIRO_Lrig_0.1, whole genome shotgun sequence genome contains these proteins:
- the LOC124682619 gene encoding cytochrome P450 78A9-like has translation MAPSDDCGWLLYVSLAAKYGGEPYRVAGFVAVLLAACVVTALLHWTSPGGAAWGRYRWTRKQALGIACIPGPRGLPVIGSMGLMTGLAHRKLAAAAACGDGGRRRRLMAFSVGETRMVVTADPDVARDLLASPAFADRPVKESAYGLLFHRAIGFAPHGAYWRTLRRVASSHLFSPRQVASSAAQRAAIARQMVDAMQASVAVGVVVEARRFVKRASLHNVMWSVFGRRYELEAVSEEAAELRSLVDEGYALLGQLNWSDHLPWLAGFDLQRTRSRCSALVPRVNRFVGRIIDEHRAPRDADLAVTDFTDVLLSLQGGDKLSDADMIAVLWEMIFRGTDTVAVVIEWVLARMVMHQEVQARVHEELDRVVGRRKTVTESDAASLIYLQAVIKEVLRLHPPGPLLSWARLATSDVDVGGFLVPAGTTAMVNMWAITHDPAVWSEPAEFRPDRFLAGPSRDHAAAEFSITGSDLRLAPFGSGRRSCPGKSLAIATVGFWVATLLHEFEWMPPSSDGHGVDLSEVLGLSCEMAAPLEARLRPRRAV, from the exons ATGGCTCCGTCGGACGACTGCGGCTGGCTGCTGTACGTCTCCCTGGCGGCGAAATACGGCGGCGAGCCCTACCGCGTGGCCGGCTTCGTCGCGGTCCTGCTCGCCGCCTGCGTCGTCACGGCGCTCCTGCActggacgtccccgggcggcgcggcgtggggGAGGTACCGCTGGACGAGGAAGCAGGCCCTGGGCATTGCCTGCATCCCGGGCCCTCGTGGCCTCCCCGTGATCGGCAGCATGGGCCTCATGACCGGCCTCGCGCACCGCaagctcgcggccgcggccgcgtgcGGAGACGGTGGCAGGCGCCGGCGGCTCATGGCGTTCTCGGTCGGGGAGACGCGGATGGTGGTGACCGCCGACCCGGACGTGGCCAGGGACCTGCTGGCCAGCCCggccttcgccgaccggcccgtcAAGGAGTCCGCGTACGGGCTCTTGTTCCACCGTGCCATCGGCTTCGCCCCCCATGGCGCCTACTGGCGCACGCTCCGCCGCGTCGCCTCGTCCCACCTCTTCTCGCCTAGGCAGGTGGCCTCCTCGGCCGCGCAGCGCGCCGCCATCGCGCGCCAGATGGTGGACGCCATGCAGGCGTCGGTCgcggtcggcgtcgtcgtcgaggCCCGGAGGTTCGTGAAGCGTGCGTCGCTGCACAACGTCATGTGGTCGGTGTTCGGCCGCAGGTACGAGCTGGAGGCCGTCAGCGAGGAGGCCGCGGAGCTGAGGAGCCTGGTCGACGAAGGCTACGCCCTCCTCGGCCAGCTCAACTGGTCCGACCACCTCCCGTGGCTCGCGGGCTTCGACCTGCAGAGGACCCGCTCCAGGTGCTCAGCCCTCGTCCCCCGAGTCAACCGCTTCGTCGGCCGGATCATCGACGAGCACCGCGCGCCACGAGACGCCGACCTGGCCGTGACGGACTTCACCGACGTCCTGCTCTCGCTCCAAGGCGGCGACAAGCTCTCAGACGCCGACATGATCGCCGTGCTCTGG GAGATGATCTTCCGTGGCACGgacacggtggcggtggtgattgAGTGGGTGCTGGCCCGAATGGTGATGCACCAGGAAGTCCAGGCCAGGGTCCACGAGGAGCTGGACCGGGTGGTCGGGCGGCGCAAGACCGTGACCGAGTCGGACGCCGCCTCGCTCATCTACCTCCAGGCCGTCATCAAGGAGGTGCTGCGCCTGCACCCGCCGGGCCCGCTGCTCTCCTGGGCGCGCCTCGCCACGTCGGACGTCGACGTGGGCGGCTTCCTCGTCCCCGCCGGGACAACCGCCATGGTCAACATGTGGGCCATAACGCACGACCCGGCCGTCTGGAGCGAGCCGGCAGAGTTCAGGCCAGACAGGTTCCTCGCCGGACCGTCGCGGGATCACGCCGCCGCCGAGTTCTCCATAACGGGCTCAGACCTCAGGCTGGCGCCGTTCGGGTCGGGCAGGCGGAGCTGCCCCGGCAAGTCgctcgccatcgccaccgtcggGTTCTGGGTCGCCACGCTACTGCATGAGTTCGAGTGGATGCCGCCGTCGTCTGATGGACATGGCGTCGATCTCTCGGAGGTGCTTGGGCTGTCCTGCGAGATGGCGGCCCCGCTGGAGGCAAGGCTCAGGCCGAGGCGTGCCGTCTGA